One genomic segment of Alkalimarinus alittae includes these proteins:
- a CDS encoding NAD(P)H-dependent glycerol-3-phosphate dehydrogenase, translated as MSVTRTVTVLGGGSFGTAIANIAATNGHRVFLWMRDAKRAAKVQETRENERYMPGYDLHENLIATTDIEQAISESDIIFVSIPSKSFRAVVEKAQTLIKPHQIVVSTTKGIESGTFLLMSQILQEVLPNNPIGVLSGPNLAKEIAQKTLTATVIASESPEVRSCIQELLGCSYFRVYANLDIYGVELGGALKNIYAIMSGLAEAYGMGENTKSMLVTRSLAEMSRFAVCLGANPMTFLGLAGVGDLMVTCNSSLSRNYRVGYSVGKGKKLEDAIAELGEVAEGINTLKSVKAKADELEVYMPLVQGLYSILIEQKEIKNIISGMMLAQQSTDVEFILPRHEV; from the coding sequence ATGTCAGTTACAAGAACAGTTACAGTTCTCGGTGGTGGTAGTTTTGGCACCGCAATAGCTAATATCGCTGCCACTAATGGTCATCGTGTCTTTTTGTGGATGAGAGATGCAAAACGAGCTGCTAAAGTACAAGAAACCCGCGAAAATGAACGTTACATGCCGGGTTATGATCTTCATGAAAATCTTATAGCGACCACCGATATTGAGCAAGCTATCAGCGAAAGTGATATTATTTTTGTCTCTATTCCGAGTAAATCTTTTCGCGCTGTTGTCGAAAAAGCTCAAACACTTATCAAGCCTCATCAGATTGTGGTGAGTACGACCAAAGGAATTGAGAGTGGTACATTTTTGTTAATGAGCCAAATTCTTCAAGAAGTGCTGCCTAACAATCCTATTGGTGTGCTAAGTGGCCCTAATTTGGCTAAAGAAATCGCTCAAAAAACACTAACGGCAACAGTTATTGCCAGCGAATCCCCTGAAGTGCGTAGCTGTATTCAAGAGTTGTTAGGATGTAGCTATTTTCGTGTTTATGCCAATCTTGATATCTATGGGGTTGAACTAGGTGGGGCATTAAAGAATATATATGCCATTATGTCGGGCTTAGCGGAAGCCTATGGCATGGGTGAGAATACCAAGTCGATGTTAGTCACCCGTAGCTTGGCTGAAATGAGCCGATTTGCGGTTTGTCTAGGTGCAAACCCGATGACCTTCTTAGGTTTGGCCGGTGTAGGTGATTTAATGGTGACATGTAATTCTTCACTAAGCCGTAATTACAGAGTAGGGTATTCAGTCGGTAAGGGTAAGAAGCTTGAGGACGCCATAGCGGAACTAGGTGAAGTGGCTGAGGGTATTAATACACTTAAGTCTGTTAAAGCGAAAGCCGATGAATTAGAAGTGTACATGCCGCTTGTGCAAGGGCTTTATTCTATTTTGATTGAGCAAAAAGAAATTAAAAATATTATTAGTGGCATGATGCTCGCTCAGCAGAGTACCGATGTTGAGTTTATCCTGCCAAGACATGAAGTATAA
- a CDS encoding DUF4389 domain-containing protein has translation MSDNSEYDKEGHWLRILYMVMFYIVYKISDLVVIVMAILQAVVTTFGNGPNERLTAFGASLATYVSQIVRFLSYADEKKPYPFSEWPKGK, from the coding sequence ATGTCAGACAATAGTGAATACGATAAAGAAGGTCATTGGTTAAGAATTTTATATATGGTGATGTTTTACATCGTTTATAAAATTTCTGATCTTGTGGTGATTGTTATGGCAATATTACAAGCCGTCGTCACCACTTTTGGTAATGGTCCAAACGAAAGACTAACAGCGTTCGGAGCATCGTTAGCGACCTATGTTTCACAGATTGTTCGTTTCTTGAGCTATGCAGACGAGAAAAAACCTTATCCGTTCTCTGAGTGGCCAAAGGGAAAGTAA
- the sixA gene encoding phosphohistidine phosphatase SixA, with protein MDVFIMRHGEASFNADSDINRELTLRGREEVLRSVKALANQSCPINAIYSSPYLRAKQTAEIAKTELGLSINIQPRLTPDYNPSKVTDWLYTLSESHHSVLITAHMPLVGKLISLMVDGDLLHSINFSTAMVVHLHAENPFDGCFTLKAVLPSA; from the coding sequence TTGGACGTATTTATAATGCGCCACGGCGAAGCATCGTTTAACGCTGATAGTGATATTAATCGCGAGTTGACGCTTCGTGGCCGAGAAGAGGTCTTGCGCTCGGTTAAAGCGTTGGCTAATCAGTCATGCCCAATTAACGCTATCTACTCTAGCCCTTATCTTAGAGCCAAACAAACAGCGGAAATTGCAAAGACTGAACTTGGACTGTCGATAAACATTCAGCCTCGTTTAACGCCTGACTATAACCCGTCAAAAGTGACGGACTGGCTCTATACCCTGAGCGAGTCTCATCACTCAGTTCTTATAACGGCTCATATGCCGCTGGTGGGTAAGTTGATCAGCTTAATGGTTGATGGGGATTTACTACACTCTATTAATTTTTCTACTGCGATGGTGGTTCACCTTCATGCTGAAAATCCGTTTGATGGCTGTTTTACTTTAAAGGCTGTGCTTCCTTCTGCTTAA
- a CDS encoding aminotransferase class V-fold PLP-dependent enzyme — protein MNDEFPLHADICYLNHAAVSPWPKRTQNAVSKFAAQNTEYGATYYLDWLKVEASLRQRLANLIGSPSSADIALSKSTSEALSIIAYGLEWSEGDEIIISNQEFPSNRIVWESLASKGVKLRIADIDDIEHQDAVEAIAAEINENTKLISISSVQYASGLKVDINRLGKICHSKDILYCIDAIQSLGAIDFDINKNHADFVVADGHKWMMGPEGLALLYVKPTIRDTLSIQQYGWHMVEHRGDYTRKTWEPASDATRFECGSPNMLGIHALNASLSLIEDMGIKTIEQQLQSNIAYLIEQLKTLPNVEILSPIKEADRAGIVTFKIAGVDSNKLYSELMQQSVICACRGGGVRFSPHFYTQKHVIDNAIKKVKSLTHT, from the coding sequence ATGAATGATGAATTCCCACTTCATGCAGACATTTGCTATTTAAACCATGCGGCTGTATCACCTTGGCCAAAGCGCACACAAAACGCCGTGTCTAAATTTGCAGCTCAAAATACTGAGTATGGCGCCACTTATTATCTCGACTGGCTTAAAGTAGAAGCGTCATTAAGACAAAGACTCGCAAATTTAATAGGCTCACCCTCCTCCGCTGATATTGCATTATCAAAAAGCACTTCAGAAGCACTATCAATCATAGCCTATGGCCTTGAATGGTCCGAAGGTGATGAGATCATCATTAGCAATCAAGAATTCCCATCCAATCGTATTGTGTGGGAGTCTCTTGCGTCTAAAGGTGTAAAACTAAGAATTGCAGACATTGACGACATTGAACACCAAGACGCAGTGGAGGCAATAGCCGCTGAAATTAACGAAAATACTAAATTAATCTCTATAAGCTCGGTTCAATATGCATCAGGGCTCAAGGTTGATATTAATCGTCTAGGTAAAATATGTCATTCTAAAGATATTCTATATTGTATTGATGCCATCCAGAGTCTTGGGGCTATCGACTTTGATATTAATAAGAATCATGCAGATTTTGTCGTGGCTGACGGTCATAAATGGATGATGGGACCTGAAGGGTTAGCACTGCTTTATGTAAAGCCGACAATTCGCGACACTCTGTCGATTCAACAATACGGCTGGCACATGGTTGAGCACCGAGGAGACTATACACGTAAGACCTGGGAACCCGCATCAGATGCCACGCGGTTCGAATGCGGTAGTCCAAACATGCTAGGAATACATGCGTTAAATGCAAGTTTATCGCTTATAGAAGACATGGGGATAAAAACCATCGAGCAACAACTACAAAGCAATATTGCATACCTGATAGAGCAACTTAAAACACTGCCTAATGTTGAGATACTATCACCCATCAAAGAAGCTGACCGAGCAGGCATCGTAACTTTCAAAATAGCAGGGGTAGATTCTAATAAACTATATTCTGAGCTAATGCAGCAAAGCGTAATATGCGCATGCAGAGGCGGCGGCGTTAGATTCTCACCCCATTTTTATACACAAAAACACGTGATTGATAATGCGATTAAAAAGGTAAAGAGCCTCACTCATACGTGA
- a CDS encoding radical SAM protein, with translation MNYLPIDYIEPVFRPPSEAKSLILQVSNGCSYNNCTFCEMYTAPQKKFKPKAIAEIEKEVRAVAAKMPGMRRFFLADGDAMTLSFRRLKEILECINTHFTHRERVTAYCLPRNIKNKTVEELAELQSLGLSMVYVGCESGDDKVLECVQKGETFDSSKAALLKLKAAGIKSSVMILNGLGGRTFSEQHAVNTARLMNETQPEFVSTLVVSFPMGDERFRDGFKGDYEPLQQTELFEEIRTFIANLELTDTVFRSDHASNYLVLKGNLGADKQAMLDKIDLALNKPGAIPLRQEWQRGL, from the coding sequence ATGAATTATTTACCTATTGACTACATAGAACCTGTTTTTCGACCGCCTTCAGAGGCGAAGTCACTCATACTTCAGGTCTCTAACGGCTGCTCTTATAATAATTGTACCTTTTGTGAGATGTACACAGCGCCTCAAAAAAAGTTTAAGCCAAAGGCAATTGCTGAAATTGAAAAAGAAGTGAGGGCAGTTGCAGCTAAGATGCCGGGTATGCGCCGTTTCTTTTTGGCTGATGGCGATGCAATGACGCTTTCATTTAGGCGCCTTAAAGAAATACTTGAATGTATTAATACGCACTTTACTCACCGAGAACGCGTCACCGCATACTGCCTGCCTAGAAATATCAAAAACAAGACTGTAGAAGAGTTGGCTGAACTGCAATCTCTCGGCCTAAGTATGGTGTATGTCGGCTGTGAATCGGGTGACGATAAGGTGCTTGAGTGCGTGCAAAAAGGCGAAACGTTTGACTCATCTAAAGCTGCACTTTTAAAGTTAAAGGCGGCGGGTATTAAGTCATCGGTGATGATTCTAAATGGTTTGGGTGGTCGAACGTTTTCTGAACAGCATGCGGTTAATACGGCGCGATTAATGAATGAAACTCAGCCTGAATTTGTGTCGACGTTAGTTGTTTCTTTTCCTATGGGGGATGAGCGATTCCGTGATGGATTTAAGGGTGATTACGAGCCGCTTCAGCAAACTGAGTTATTTGAAGAGATTAGGACATTTATCGCTAATTTAGAATTAACAGATACGGTCTTTCGCTCTGATCACGCTTCAAATTACCTTGTATTAAAAGGAAACTTAGGCGCAGATAAACAGGCTATGTTGGATAAGATTGATCTGGCATTAAATAAGCCCGGGGCGATACCTTTACGCCAGGAGTGGCAAAGAGGGCTATAG
- a CDS encoding DUF1285 domain-containing protein: MTAKKSNDQLEDTMKVLADIKDSKTKNGYPPVDQWNPDVVGEIDIRIDREGDWYYQGDKMARKAMVKLFSSILRLDEGDGYFLVTPVEKMKISVDVAPFSIVDFRVDDVSGKPTLIFKDSVGEDVMLNQQDQFVVNESESGEPVPLLTVRRNLKGLINRNVFYRLVEIAEHHKVNGKEHTGVWSNGLFFPLQ, encoded by the coding sequence ATGACGGCTAAAAAGTCTAACGACCAGCTTGAAGACACGATGAAGGTCTTGGCTGACATTAAAGATAGCAAGACAAAAAATGGCTATCCGCCTGTTGATCAATGGAATCCAGACGTCGTGGGTGAGATTGATATTCGAATTGATAGGGAGGGTGATTGGTACTATCAAGGGGATAAAATGGCGAGAAAAGCCATGGTTAAGTTGTTCTCCTCGATTCTACGTTTAGATGAAGGTGATGGTTACTTTTTAGTAACCCCTGTTGAGAAGATGAAAATTTCGGTCGATGTGGCGCCATTCTCGATAGTGGATTTTCGTGTTGATGATGTCAGCGGAAAGCCTACTCTCATTTTTAAAGATAGTGTGGGTGAAGATGTGATGCTGAATCAACAAGATCAGTTTGTCGTAAACGAATCTGAATCGGGTGAACCTGTCCCATTACTCACTGTCAGACGAAACCTAAAAGGCTTGATAAACCGAAATGTATTTTATCGCTTGGTAGAGATAGCAGAACACCATAAGGTAAACGGCAAAGAGCATACAGGGGTATGGAGTAACGGCTTGTTCTTCCCGCTTCAATAG
- a CDS encoding electron transfer flavoprotein-ubiquinone oxidoreductase yields MERESMEFDVLIVGAGPAGLSAACRILQLAQESGDELTVCVVEKGSEVGAHILAGTVFEPSALNELFPNWKELGAPLNTPVTRDDIFVLKNKEKAVKVPNAFVPKNMHNDGNYIVSLGNVCRWLAEQAEGMGAEVYPGFAASEVLYNEDGSVRGILTGDMGVDEEGNPKDSYMPGMELLAKYTLFTEGCRGHLGKQLIEKFELDKDSDPQHYGIGIKELWDIDPAKHEPGLVVHTAGWPLDENGASGGSFLYHLENNQVYVGLITDLNYSNPHLSPFEEFQRLKTNTEIKKYLEGGKRVSYGARAITKGGFNALPKMTFPGGLILGCDAGTLNFSKIKGSHTAMKTGMLGAETVFEALKAGSTGGEDLVAYADKYKASSVYKELYDSRNFGPAMHKFGSMIGGAVAFFEQNILRGSLPFTLHDRHHDYAQMKPAAECKKITYDKPDNVLTFDRLTSVFISNTNHEENQQCHLKLKDAAIPIRDNLPMYDEPAQRYCPAGVYEVVENDDGSKKFQINSQNCVHCKTCDIKDPAQNITWVTPEGGGGPNYPNM; encoded by the coding sequence GTGGAACGTGAATCAATGGAATTTGACGTCCTAATCGTAGGCGCCGGCCCAGCAGGTCTATCTGCTGCCTGTCGAATACTACAACTTGCACAGGAATCTGGTGACGAATTAACCGTCTGTGTTGTGGAAAAAGGGTCAGAAGTTGGCGCTCACATCCTAGCGGGTACTGTTTTTGAGCCAAGCGCATTGAATGAGTTATTCCCGAACTGGAAAGAACTTGGCGCACCTTTAAACACCCCCGTAACGCGTGACGATATCTTTGTTCTTAAAAACAAAGAGAAAGCAGTTAAAGTGCCTAACGCATTTGTACCTAAAAACATGCATAACGATGGCAACTACATCGTCAGTTTAGGTAATGTATGCCGTTGGTTGGCTGAACAAGCTGAAGGCATGGGCGCAGAAGTTTACCCTGGCTTTGCTGCATCAGAAGTTTTATATAACGAAGACGGAAGTGTTCGCGGTATTTTAACTGGCGACATGGGTGTTGACGAAGAAGGCAACCCTAAAGACTCTTACATGCCAGGCATGGAACTACTTGCTAAATACACGCTATTTACAGAAGGTTGTCGCGGTCATTTAGGCAAGCAGTTAATCGAAAAGTTTGAACTAGATAAAGACTCAGACCCTCAGCATTACGGTATCGGTATCAAAGAACTTTGGGATATCGACCCCGCTAAACACGAGCCTGGTCTTGTTGTACATACAGCTGGCTGGCCGTTAGATGAAAATGGTGCAAGTGGTGGCTCATTCCTATACCACTTAGAGAATAATCAAGTTTACGTTGGCCTTATTACCGACCTTAACTACTCTAACCCTCATCTAAGCCCGTTTGAAGAATTTCAGCGCTTGAAAACCAACACTGAAATTAAGAAATATTTAGAAGGCGGTAAGCGCGTATCTTACGGCGCAAGAGCGATTACTAAAGGTGGCTTTAACGCACTTCCTAAGATGACATTCCCTGGTGGTTTAATTCTTGGTTGTGATGCAGGAACACTTAACTTCTCTAAGATTAAGGGTTCTCATACCGCAATGAAGACCGGTATGTTAGGTGCTGAAACAGTATTTGAAGCACTTAAAGCAGGTTCTACTGGCGGCGAAGATCTTGTTGCATATGCAGACAAGTATAAAGCTTCAAGCGTTTATAAAGAACTTTATGACTCGCGTAACTTCGGCCCTGCTATGCATAAGTTTGGTAGCATGATCGGTGGCGCAGTTGCATTCTTCGAGCAGAACATCTTACGTGGCAGCTTACCCTTTACGCTACACGACAGACATCACGACTATGCTCAAATGAAGCCTGCTGCAGAGTGTAAGAAAATCACTTACGATAAGCCCGATAACGTATTAACGTTTGATCGCTTAACATCTGTATTTATCTCAAATACAAACCACGAAGAAAATCAGCAGTGTCACCTTAAGCTTAAAGATGCTGCCATTCCGATTCGTGATAACTTACCAATGTATGATGAGCCAGCGCAAAGATACTGCCCTGCTGGCGTATATGAAGTTGTTGAAAATGATGACGGTTCTAAGAAGTTCCAAATCAACTCACAAAACTGCGTACATTGTAAGACATGTGATATCAAAGATCCTGCACAAAACATCACCTGGGTAACACCAGAAGGTGGCGGCGGTCCTAACTATCCCAATATGTAA
- a CDS encoding electron transfer flavoprotein subunit beta/FixA family protein: MKVLVAVKRVIDYNVKVRVKPDNTGVDLTNVKMAMNPFCEIAVEEAVRLKEKGVVSEIVVVSIGPKVAQEQVRTSLALGADRGILIETDEDVQALDVAKLLKAVVEKEQPNLVILGKQSIDSDNNQTGQMLAALTGMAQGTFASEVAVDGDKVNVTREIDGGLVTVALNLPAVVTTDLRLNEPRYASLPNIMKAKKKPLEMTSPADLGVELKPRLTTLKVEEPATRQAGIKVADVAELVDKLKNEAKVI; this comes from the coding sequence ATGAAGGTTCTGGTCGCTGTTAAACGTGTAATCGACTACAACGTCAAGGTTCGAGTAAAACCTGATAATACAGGTGTTGATCTGACAAATGTCAAGATGGCAATGAACCCCTTTTGTGAAATCGCAGTTGAAGAAGCTGTTCGATTGAAAGAAAAGGGCGTAGTCAGTGAGATCGTAGTTGTCTCAATCGGTCCTAAAGTTGCTCAAGAGCAAGTTCGTACTTCTCTTGCTTTAGGTGCAGACCGCGGTATTCTTATCGAAACTGACGAAGATGTGCAGGCACTCGATGTTGCTAAACTTCTTAAAGCTGTTGTTGAAAAAGAACAACCTAACCTAGTTATCCTTGGTAAGCAGTCTATTGACTCTGATAACAATCAGACAGGTCAGATGCTTGCTGCCTTAACGGGTATGGCTCAGGGAACATTTGCTTCTGAAGTTGCTGTAGATGGCGACAAAGTAAATGTTACTCGTGAAATCGATGGTGGTTTGGTAACTGTAGCGCTTAACCTGCCTGCAGTCGTTACTACTGACCTTCGTTTGAATGAGCCACGTTATGCTTCACTTCCTAACATCATGAAAGCTAAGAAGAAGCCATTAGAAATGACTTCTCCTGCTGATTTGGGTGTTGAGCTTAAGCCAAGACTTACTACGCTGAAGGTTGAAGAACCTGCTACGCGTCAGGCAGGTATTAAAGTGGCTGACGTTGCTGAACTTGTAGATAAACTGAAAAACGAAGCGAAGGTGATCTAA
- a CDS encoding electron transfer flavoprotein subunit alpha/FixB family protein, whose amino-acid sequence MSILVIADHENGSLKAATLNVVSAAKAMGGDVELLVVGENCGAAAEAAAKVEGVSKVLVADNAAYGHQLAENLSLLVADLGKGYSHIVASAGTTGKDFLPRVAALLDVAQISDIVSVESADTFKRPIYAGNAIATVQSSDSVKVITVRTTAFDPVSAEGGSASVENVDGAQDAGISAFVSAEIAKSDRPDLTSAEIVVSGGRGMQNGENFKMLEAVADKLGAAVGASRAAVDAGFVPNDMQVGQTGKIVAPNLYIAVGISGAIQHLAGMSGSKVIVAINKDEEAPIFQVADYGLVADLFDAVPELDKAL is encoded by the coding sequence ATGAGCATTCTTGTTATTGCTGATCATGAAAATGGTAGCTTAAAAGCTGCTACTTTAAACGTCGTTTCTGCAGCTAAAGCTATGGGTGGTGACGTAGAACTTCTTGTTGTTGGTGAAAACTGTGGTGCAGCCGCAGAAGCCGCAGCAAAAGTTGAAGGTGTAAGCAAGGTTTTAGTTGCAGACAATGCAGCCTACGGTCATCAATTGGCTGAAAATCTTTCTTTATTAGTTGCTGATCTTGGTAAAGGCTATAGCCACATTGTTGCTTCTGCAGGAACAACTGGCAAAGACTTCTTACCACGTGTTGCAGCGCTTTTAGATGTAGCACAGATTTCTGACATCGTAAGTGTTGAGTCTGCTGATACATTTAAGCGTCCAATTTATGCAGGTAATGCTATTGCGACTGTTCAGTCTTCTGACAGTGTTAAAGTTATTACTGTACGTACAACAGCATTTGATCCAGTATCTGCCGAAGGCGGTTCTGCATCAGTTGAAAATGTTGATGGCGCGCAAGACGCTGGCATTTCTGCATTCGTAAGTGCTGAAATTGCTAAATCTGATCGTCCTGACCTTACTAGCGCAGAAATTGTTGTGTCTGGTGGTCGTGGTATGCAGAACGGTGAAAACTTCAAGATGCTTGAAGCAGTCGCTGATAAGCTTGGCGCAGCAGTAGGTGCATCACGTGCCGCTGTAGATGCTGGCTTCGTACCAAACGATATGCAAGTTGGTCAAACAGGTAAGATTGTAGCACCAAACCTTTACATTGCAGTGGGTATCTCTGGTGCGATTCAGCACTTGGCAGGTATGTCTGGAAGTAAAGTTATTGTTGCTATCAACAAAGACGAAGAAGCACCTATTTTCCAGGTTGCAGACTACGGCTTAGTTGCAGACTTGTTCGACGCAGTACCAGAGCTTGATAAAGCACTGTAA
- a CDS encoding acetoacetate--CoA ligase, with translation MNELLWAPDKKHISTANLTQFESFIAEKYGRTFAGYPELHQWSIEYKEHFWASIVEYFNLKGSFEASTVLVEGEIFQQTQWFPDATLNFAENLLPKRNDDIAIIDRNENGGRKTLTYAQLYDEVERVAASMRELGVTKGDRVAGFLPNCSESIIAMLATTSIGAVWSSCSPDFGINGVIDRLGQIQPKLLIATNGYHYAGKRISTTERVKSIVQLLNALTQLVVVEYIDDEPKLNYGVKTSAWQDFTPNTPTPLTFTPVHFSDSLYIMYSSGTTGVPKCIVHGVGGTLLQHVKELALHTNLNESDNIFYYTTCGWMMWNWVVSSLSQGATLTLFDGSPFHPTPSTLFDIAEQEQISIFGASAKYFAACDKAGLHPLKTHNLTTLNTLLSTGSPLAHETFDYLYQKVKKDMCVSSISGGTDIVSCFALGNPVLPVYRGELQCAGLGMDVAFYDERGHTLQEGKGELVCQTPFPSMPTGFWNDKGGLKYKKAYFESFENCWAHGDYGEVINHRDKTGQIIQQGIIIHGRSDAVLNPGGVRIGTAEIYRQVEKIDDVLESIAIGQQWEDDVRVILFVRLKPGIKLDNTLTQKIKYTIRANTTPRHVPAKIIQVTDIPRTISGKIVELAVRNVVHGETVKNQDALANPEALTLFEGLDALTS, from the coding sequence ATGAATGAATTACTTTGGGCGCCCGATAAAAAGCACATATCAACAGCCAACCTGACACAGTTTGAGTCATTTATAGCAGAAAAATATGGACGAACGTTCGCAGGCTACCCAGAACTTCATCAATGGAGTATCGAATATAAAGAACACTTTTGGGCTAGCATCGTTGAATATTTCAATTTGAAAGGCTCGTTTGAAGCATCAACGGTATTGGTTGAAGGTGAAATCTTTCAACAGACTCAATGGTTTCCAGACGCGACTCTAAACTTTGCCGAGAACCTATTACCTAAGCGTAATGACGATATCGCAATCATTGATCGTAATGAAAACGGTGGCCGTAAAACACTAACCTACGCCCAGCTCTATGATGAAGTAGAACGAGTGGCAGCCTCTATGCGTGAGTTAGGCGTAACTAAAGGTGATCGCGTCGCAGGTTTTTTACCCAATTGCAGTGAATCCATTATTGCCATGCTAGCAACAACCAGTATCGGCGCAGTTTGGTCATCGTGCTCCCCAGACTTTGGTATTAACGGTGTAATAGATCGCCTAGGCCAGATACAACCCAAATTGTTAATTGCCACCAATGGTTACCACTATGCAGGTAAGCGCATTAGCACGACAGAAAGAGTTAAAAGCATTGTTCAGTTGCTTAACGCGTTAACTCAGCTCGTCGTAGTTGAGTATATTGATGACGAACCAAAACTAAATTACGGCGTTAAAACTAGTGCTTGGCAAGACTTCACCCCTAACACACCAACACCATTAACATTCACCCCCGTCCACTTCTCCGACTCCCTATATATTATGTACTCCTCAGGAACAACAGGAGTACCAAAGTGTATTGTTCATGGCGTAGGCGGCACACTATTGCAGCACGTTAAAGAACTAGCACTGCATACGAACCTTAATGAATCGGATAACATATTTTATTACACGACCTGCGGTTGGATGATGTGGAACTGGGTGGTCAGCTCATTATCTCAAGGCGCAACACTCACGTTATTTGATGGCTCCCCATTTCACCCAACACCCAGCACTTTGTTTGATATTGCAGAACAAGAACAGATATCGATATTCGGTGCGAGCGCGAAATATTTCGCTGCCTGCGATAAGGCAGGTCTTCACCCCTTAAAAACACATAACCTAACAACACTCAACACCCTACTATCAACCGGCTCCCCACTTGCGCACGAAACCTTTGATTACCTCTACCAAAAAGTAAAAAAAGATATGTGTGTATCTAGCATTTCAGGTGGAACAGATATCGTGTCTTGCTTTGCCTTGGGTAATCCCGTACTCCCCGTTTATCGCGGAGAATTACAATGTGCCGGATTAGGTATGGACGTAGCATTTTATGATGAACGTGGACACACCTTACAAGAAGGTAAAGGTGAACTTGTATGCCAAACTCCCTTCCCCTCAATGCCCACAGGCTTCTGGAACGATAAAGGAGGTTTAAAATATAAAAAAGCGTATTTCGAATCCTTTGAGAACTGTTGGGCACATGGGGATTATGGCGAAGTTATTAACCATAGAGACAAGACAGGCCAAATAATTCAACAAGGCATCATCATACATGGCAGATCCGATGCCGTTCTAAACCCAGGCGGAGTCAGGATTGGAACAGCAGAGATATACCGACAGGTTGAAAAAATAGACGACGTATTAGAATCCATTGCCATAGGTCAGCAATGGGAAGACGACGTAAGAGTAATCTTATTTGTAAGATTAAAACCCGGTATAAAACTAGACAACACACTGACTCAAAAAATTAAATACACCATCAGAGCCAATACAACGCCCAGACACGTACCCGCAAAAATAATACAAGTAACAGATATACCCAGAACCATCAGTGGCAAAATCGTAGAGTTAGCGGTTAGAAATGTGGTGCATGGAGAGACAGTAAAGAACCAAGACGCACTGGCCAACCCAGAAGCGTTAACGTTATTCGAAGGGCTAGACGCGCTAACGTCTTAA
- a CDS encoding hydroxymethylglutaryl-CoA lyase: MSDNVKLIEVGPRDGLQNETTVLSIAQKVQFIDLLSKTGLKTIEAGSFVSPKWVPQMATSHEVFQSIVRTAGVTYSALTPNMKGLEQAITASVDEVAIFTAASETFCQKNINCSIEQSIERFIPLMALAKAHNLKVRGYVSCVMGCPYEGAISHKQVADTVKQLVNIGCYEISLGDTIGVGTAHNVKALIKGLTNEIDVSQLAVHFHDTYGQALANIYASLETGIRTVDASAAGLGGCPYAKGASGNVATEDVVYMLNGLGLNSGVDLNQLIDAGRYICQQLNRQNGSKVAIAHPTK; this comes from the coding sequence ATGTCTGATAACGTCAAGCTGATTGAGGTAGGTCCGCGAGACGGACTACAAAATGAAACAACAGTGCTTTCGATAGCCCAGAAAGTACAATTTATAGACCTTTTATCGAAAACAGGGCTTAAAACAATTGAAGCGGGTAGCTTTGTATCCCCTAAATGGGTGCCTCAAATGGCAACCAGTCACGAGGTATTCCAATCTATTGTAAGAACTGCCGGTGTTACCTACTCTGCTTTAACGCCTAATATGAAAGGCTTAGAGCAAGCAATAACAGCCAGCGTAGATGAAGTAGCTATTTTTACGGCCGCCTCTGAAACGTTTTGCCAAAAGAATATCAATTGCAGTATCGAACAGAGCATTGAACGATTCATCCCCCTAATGGCATTAGCAAAAGCACATAACTTAAAAGTAAGAGGTTATGTGTCATGCGTCATGGGCTGCCCTTATGAAGGCGCTATAAGCCATAAACAAGTGGCCGACACAGTAAAGCAATTAGTCAATATTGGCTGCTATGAAATATCCCTAGGCGATACCATCGGTGTGGGCACAGCACATAACGTTAAAGCACTGATTAAAGGCCTAACCAACGAAATCGACGTCTCTCAATTAGCTGTTCACTTTCATGACACCTACGGGCAAGCCTTAGCAAATATCTATGCATCGTTGGAAACCGGCATAAGAACGGTCGACGCTTCCGCCGCAGGACTCGGGGGTTGCCCGTATGCCAAAGGTGCGTCAGGAAATGTAGCCACTGAAGATGTCGTCTATATGCTAAACGGATTAGGCCTCAACTCAGGTGTAGACCTCAATCAACTGATCGACGCAGGACGTTATATTTGCCAGCAGCTTAACCGCCAAAATGGCTCAAAAGTCGCCATCGCACATCCGACGAAATAA